From Pedobacter sp. MC2016-14:
ACCGGGCAGGTTTCTGAGAATTGGATAATGTCATCTGGTGGGACATGTTTAGACAAGTTTAATAAGTTAAATTTAATGCGTTTTGATCATCTTGTAGACTGCCGTACCATTTCCCAATCTACGGGTTTTTCAAGAATGTGTAAGTCGCAAAAAGGATTTTTTATAATAGTGGAGACTGAAAAGCGTATATATTTACCTCTACAAAGTTATAGGTTATCCAACTATACCAAATTTAATGATGACTACAGTGAATGTTCATATGCGGCTTCAAATGAATGGAACTTGGTAAACCCGGACCATAATAAGAACCTTGGTTCAAATGACACCTTGATAGTTCAGGAGAAAAGGTTGATGTTAAACAAAAAGTAATTCGAAGCTCCCGTCCAGATCTGGAGATTTAGGTACAGAAATTGTGCTATATTGCTCTTAATTGCTTAATTCATGAAAGAGATTTTAGACATTATAGACGCTTATCAAAAGGCAAAGGCAGCAAATAAAAAAATGGCCCTGGCTACAGTGGTAGATGTAGAAGGATCATCTTACAGGCGGGCCGGAGCAAGAATGCTGGTTACGGAAGATGGACAACTTACAGGGGCCATTAGCGGCGGATGCCTGGAAGGGGATGCCTTACGAAAAGCTTTACTGGTGATTAACCAGCAGCACAATAAACTGGTTACTTACGATACCAATGACGAAGATGACGCCAAGTTTGGTGTGCAACTGGGCTGTAACGGCGTAGTGCACATCCTTTTTGAACCGATTGAACCAGAAAACCCCCTTCATCCGTTAAATTTACTGGAAGAGCTGTTTACGAAAAGACAGGAAGGTGTGCTGATTACACTGTTTTCCCTTGCGCATCCCCAGGATCCTGTTCCTGGAACTTCGGTATTGATTTTGGCTGATACAGTAGTGTCTGAATATGCGTTTAACGAGGATTTTAACGAAGAACTTTTTACAGAAGCCAGTCATGCACTGGTGAATAAAAAATCCTTTACGAAGGAATATCTTTTTGAGCAGCAGCTGCTGACGGCCTTTGTGGAGTTTATTCGTCCGCCGGTCTCTCTGCTGATTGCCGGTGCCGGCAATGACGTGTTGCCCGTGGTTGGCATGGCCAACCTGCTGGGCTGGGAAGTAACTTTGCTGGACGGGCGACCAACGCATGCAAACAGCTTGCGCTTTCCATTGGCAAACCGGATTTTAGTGGCTAAACCTGAGGACTGGCAAAACCTGGTTGAAATAGACGAGCAAACGGTAGTGGTGTTGATGACGCACAATTATAATTACGACCTGGCTGTATTGAAACATTTGTTGAAACAGCCTGCATGCACATATATTGGTAGTCTTGGGCCGAAGAAAAAACTGGAAAGGATGCTGGGGGATTTAAAAACGGCAGGACTGGTGCCTACCGCGCAGCAAATGAACAGCATATACGGGCCGGTAGGACTTGATCTTGGCGCAGAAACCGCGGAAGAAATAGCTCTTTCTATTGTTGCCGAGATTAAAAAGGTGCTGGCTGGAAAATCAGCCGGCTCTTTACGTGAAAAACAAGATGCCATACACCATACTTCAGGTACAACCGCCGTTATTGACATTTGATGGAACTGAAAAAAATAGGCATGGTTATCCTTGCTGCCGGTAATTCTGCCAGGATGGGAAAGCCAAAACAGTTGTTAAGGTATCAAAACAAAACGCTGCTGGCCAATGCCCTGGAGGCTGGAAAAGCAGTTGTTAAGGAATACCTGGTGCTGGTGCTTGGTGCCAATTACGAAGTTATAGCAGCCGAAGCGGAAAAATTTGACCTGCAAGTGCTGCGAAATCCCGATTGGGGACAAGGAATGGGGACTTCCATTGCTGCAGGAACCTCATGGCTTTGCGAAAGGTATCCGGATCTGGATGCGGTGGTAGTAAGTGTCTGCGATCAGCCTTACTTAAGTGCCGGGATATTTGAGCATTTAATTGAGGAGGCCAGGCGCACAGGTAAAAGCATTATTGCCAGTGCCTATGCGGGCACAGTAGGCGTACCCGTTCTGTTTACAAAGTATCATTTTAATGAATTAATACGTTTAACAGGAAAAGAAGGCGCAAAAACCTTACTTTTGAGTAATCAGCAGGATGTAGCCCTGGTGCCTTTTGAAAAAGGTGCGGTAGATATAGATACACCTGAAGACTACTATAAACTGGAAAATCCTTAAGATTGTTATGATAAAAGATGCCTATGGTCGTGTACACAATTATCTTCGGATATCTCTGACGGATAACTGTAATCTTCGCTGCTTTTATTGCATGCCCGAAGAAGAGTACGAGTTTACGCAAGCCTCTAAACTAATGCAGCTGGAAGAAATTGAAGCACTTGCCCAGCTTTTTGTGCGGGAGGGCGTAGATAAAATCCGCTTAACCGGCGGAGAGCCTTTTGTTAGAAAAGACGCCGGGCAGATCATTTTGGCTTTGTCTAAATTACCTGTAGAACTTTCATTAACAACCAATGGCGCAAGGATCCATCATTTTATGGAAATCTTACTCCAGGCCAGGATCAGCAGCATCAACATTAGCCTGGATACCCTGCAGGCAGAAAAATTTAATTTGATTACCCGTAGGGATTTATTTGCGCAGGTAAAGGCGAATGTTGAACTATTGTTACAGCATAACATTAAAGTAAAGATTAATGTGGTAGTGATGAAAGGGCTGAACGACATGGAGATCAATGATTTTATAGCCTGGACTGAAACTGCCAGACTGGAAATACGTTTTATAGAATTTATGCCCTTTGCAGGAAACAGGTGGACCAGCAACCAGGTGGTATCTCTGGCAGAAATTCTGGAGCAGGTGGGCACAAAATATGAATATACAGCCTTGCCTTCGGGCTTAAACGATACGGCGAAACACTATCAGGTACCGGGGCATACCGGAACTTTTGCGGTGATTAGTACCATGACGGCACCTTTTTGCAGTACTTGTAACCGGATGCGCCTGACAGCCGATGGCAAGTTGAAAAATTGCCTCTTCTCTAAAGGAGAAATGGATTTACTGGGTCCGTTGAGATTGGGGGCTGATGTTTTACCCTTAATAAAAACATGCATCGGCAGCAAAGCCAAAGCTTTAGGCGGTCAGTTCTCTGGCTTGTTTGAGCATCTGGAAGCCGATACAATACACAATAGAAGTATGATTACCATTGGTGGCTAATTAAATTTATGATTTCTGTAGCAGCAGCGAAAAAACTTATTCAGCAACATACCAGCCGCTTACCCGCGGTTGTATTGCCTTTAGCTAAGGCGAGAGGCAGGATTTTGGCCAGCGATGT
This genomic window contains:
- a CDS encoding XdhC family protein, which encodes MKEILDIIDAYQKAKAANKKMALATVVDVEGSSYRRAGARMLVTEDGQLTGAISGGCLEGDALRKALLVINQQHNKLVTYDTNDEDDAKFGVQLGCNGVVHILFEPIEPENPLHPLNLLEELFTKRQEGVLITLFSLAHPQDPVPGTSVLILADTVVSEYAFNEDFNEELFTEASHALVNKKSFTKEYLFEQQLLTAFVEFIRPPVSLLIAGAGNDVLPVVGMANLLGWEVTLLDGRPTHANSLRFPLANRILVAKPEDWQNLVEIDEQTVVVLMTHNYNYDLAVLKHLLKQPACTYIGSLGPKKKLERMLGDLKTAGLVPTAQQMNSIYGPVGLDLGAETAEEIALSIVAEIKKVLAGKSAGSLREKQDAIHHTSGTTAVIDI
- a CDS encoding NTP transferase domain-containing protein, coding for MELKKIGMVILAAGNSARMGKPKQLLRYQNKTLLANALEAGKAVVKEYLVLVLGANYEVIAAEAEKFDLQVLRNPDWGQGMGTSIAAGTSWLCERYPDLDAVVVSVCDQPYLSAGIFEHLIEEARRTGKSIIASAYAGTVGVPVLFTKYHFNELIRLTGKEGAKTLLLSNQQDVALVPFEKGAVDIDTPEDYYKLENP
- the moaA gene encoding GTP 3',8-cyclase MoaA, whose amino-acid sequence is MIKDAYGRVHNYLRISLTDNCNLRCFYCMPEEEYEFTQASKLMQLEEIEALAQLFVREGVDKIRLTGGEPFVRKDAGQIILALSKLPVELSLTTNGARIHHFMEILLQARISSINISLDTLQAEKFNLITRRDLFAQVKANVELLLQHNIKVKINVVVMKGLNDMEINDFIAWTETARLEIRFIEFMPFAGNRWTSNQVVSLAEILEQVGTKYEYTALPSGLNDTAKHYQVPGHTGTFAVISTMTAPFCSTCNRMRLTADGKLKNCLFSKGEMDLLGPLRLGADVLPLIKTCIGSKAKALGGQFSGLFEHLEADTIHNRSMITIGG